One genomic region from Artemia franciscana chromosome 17, ASM3288406v1, whole genome shotgun sequence encodes:
- the LOC136037883 gene encoding uncharacterized protein LOC136037883 — MQELEKAMEEVWKLRDKYETNEQWEMRQKFLTMHWGECPNNRLLCLSRALVNVHFLGCTYPADFMRILLDMGGGILTDFQAKTQGKIKPVLASADNAAEAKVTRSKPNYGASNEKRKELTVYKDSGDHDIFPKNLLETTLNENTLIEIDYFSTNKLTDFVIFELEKPNNAVETAMGILSRSAFTAKMKMLHNVSKVVEGQKCEIFIGEHPVVSAIFATKINIHDLTYDYAYRYLKKHHYTVRYKLDTTESDISKEDLTGVQESKGAEGTAMGEKLLRMLGWQGGGLGKNEQGIAAPIDVVTVLGRSGLGFNGGPALTAQQQQHFRKDVYKYLNDYIRSGTTNSIKFSSEFTSEERAIIHKAAQRLNLNSKSFGGKNDRTLIVSHKMLKVSLVNVVDFWRRSGCVRHPQIIVIPPAQ, encoded by the coding sequence gCCATGGAAGAAGTATGGAAATTACGAGATAAATATGAAACGAACGAACAATGGGAGATGCGGCAAAAGTTTTTGACAATGCACTGGGGTGAATGTCCGAACAATCGATTACTGTGTCTATCTCGTGCACTTGTGAACGTACACTTTCTTGGATGTACCTACCCTGCTGATTTTATGAGAATTTTGTTGGATATGGGAGGTGGAATATTGACAGATTTTCAGGCGAAAACTCAAGGAAAAATTAAACCAGTCCTTGCCTCTGCTGACAATGCTGCTGAAGCTAAAGTCACTAGATCCAAGCCAAACTATGGAGCTTCTAATGAGAAACGTAAGGAACTTACTGTATACAAGGATTCTGGAGATCATGATATATTCCcaaaaaacttattagaaactactttaaatgaaaatactttaattgagattgattatttttctactaataaattgacagattttgttatttttgaattgGAAAAGCCAAATAATGCTGTTGAAACCGCAATGGGAATACTGAGCAGGTCAGCTTTTACtgcaaaaatgaaaatgctgCATAATGTCAGTAAAGTTGTGGAAGGGCAAAAATGTGAGATTTTTATAGGGGAACATCCAGTAGTTTCAGCTATTTTTGCCactaaaattaatattcatGATCTAACATACGATTATGCTTACAGGTACCTAAAGAAGCATCATTATACCGTACGATACAAGTTAGATACAACCGAGAGTGACATTTCAAAAGAGGATTTAACAGGTGTACAGGAGTCTAAAGGAGCTGAAGGAACTGCTATGGGGGAAAAACTTCTTCGCATGCTCGGATGGCAGGGTGGTGGACTGGGCAAAAACGAACAAGGTATAGCAGCTCCCATTGACGTTGTCACTGTTTTAGGACGTAGTGGTTTAGGCTTCAATGGTGGCCCAGCACTTACAGCACAACAGCAACAACACTTCAGAAAAGATgtttacaaatatttaaatgaCTATATCCGATCTGGTACAACTAATAGTATAAAGTTCTCGTCGGAGTTTACCTCTGAAGAAAGAGCTATTATTCATAAAGCAGCCCAACGGCTGAATTTGAACAGCAAGAGTTTTGGTGGTAAAAATGACAGAACCCTTATAGTGAGCCATAAAATGTTAAAAGTGTCGCTTGTGAATGTTGTAGACTTTTGGAGAAGGTCAGGGTGTGTGCGTCACCCTCAGATAATTGTTATCCCTCCTGCACAATAG